The sequence below is a genomic window from Lolium perenne isolate Kyuss_39 chromosome 4, Kyuss_2.0, whole genome shotgun sequence.
cctcgaagtggacgcagcgtttaaggagctaaaaacgatgctagccacagcacccatctggcttcacctctagaaagggagcctatgctttgttatacatagcagcaacaaaccgggttgtgagtgtagtggttgtggttgaaagagaagaggaagaaaaaaccgtccgaggccggtatactacttgagcgaggtgctctccctctcaaaacaaaactaccctcacttccaggaaaatgacttatggcgtgtacatggccgccacaaaactcaagcactactttgaggagcaccccatgaaggtggtgagtgaagcaccaatttccaacatcatgtgcaacaaagatgccagcggccggattgcaaaatgggcgatccagatatcaccgtacgtgcggtatatgaaagaagagatgccataaaatcacgaggctttggctgatttccttgttgattgggcggagatgcaatacaaaccgccgatcagaggatagaatcttggaagatgcactttgatggatctaagctcaaggaaggtctaggtgctggtgtggtgcttacttcaccaaaaggagaccacctacggtatgttttgcaagtacatttcagggcatcgaacaatgtcgctgaatatgaagctttgatccatgggcttaaggtcgcaaaagagatcggtgcacaccggatcatttgctatggcgattcagaccttgtggtacagcagtgctcaggagattgggatgcaaaagacgccaacatggcctcgtaccggtttcacgtgcaaaagattgccggattcttcgaaggatgtgagtttcaccatgtgccgcgagcgagaaaatgaagccgcggatgctttgtccaagttgggctcatctaggcaagaaattcctcccggaatagctttggctcacctaagagtgccatcgatcaagccgagcccggaatcagaatcaatttttgtaccgagagtcacacgtagtacccatggatatcgatgaagggaacccgggactgctccggcaagctcggggactgctccggtaggctcggggactgctgtacccataccggaagaaacgatgccggtagatagcatggagatagatgcaccggtgtttttggttagaaataccatcatgggttaaacctattaaggaattcctgatcggcggcaccttgccggtgagcgaaaatgaatcaaggaggatacaaagaaggtccaaagcttacacattcatcaatggtgaggtgtacaaaagaagcgttaccggtgtccttcaaaggtgtgtggaaccggaggaaggaaaagaaatgcttgaggaaattcaccaaggagaatgtgggcatcatgcttcatcaagggctttggtagcaaaagtattccggcatgggttctattggcccattgctttggaggacgctgaggatttggtaagaaaatgcaacggctgccaggtacgccaagcaaaaccatacccgacatccggtttaaagacaataccgctaacatggccattcgctgtttggtgccttgacatggttggaccattcaaaactgcaagaagcggcatgactcacatcttggtcatggtggataagttcaccaagtggctggaagtaaaacctatcgcaaagtgtgatgggcatacagctgtgaaattcttgaaagatgtcattttgcggtatggatacccgcacagcatcatcaacgataacggaaccaactttgctcaaggtgagttcaaaggttctgtgaagaaaagaacatccggttggatttgtgctcgatgGCACATCCACGGGGCAATGGCCAagtagaaagaatgaatgccttggtgctttccggtatcaagcctagactcattgatgcggtggaaaagtcaccgggatgttggctcgatgagctaccatcgatcttgtggagtataagaacaactccaaaccggtctaccggatacactcccttcttcatggtttatggagcgaagcggtgataccaaccgatatcatccatgattcaccaagggtacagctctatcttgagcaagaggtcaaagaggccagagaaaacgatgtggacttgctagaagaagcaagagagctggctttggcaagaacagccatttaccaaagaaacctaagacgctatcataaccggaaggttaacccaagagttttccgggaaggagatcttgtacttcgcactggtgcagcgcactttgaaggccggcataagctttgccaccgtgggaaggtcccttcattgtaagcaaggtgcttcacaatgatgcatactacttgatagatgcacgggaatggaagaaaggaaaggcggacagtccggcgaggagagcaagcgtccatggaacgtagctacattgcgtcctttctactcacgaagtggtggtgtaagaagttcctttttgtaccttatatgctatgaataaaagatgccggaaccttgagtgaatctcggggactaccccaacttaagttgcatgtaacttgtctatttttttcagtttaccggttgcttattgaatgttttttctttccggtttagtagtgtgctaaatcataccggagtcttcgactctgctttgCTGTCATaagccggcttcatggcaagcaagataaaccggtaggggataagcacatgaactgcgaaaagggagagcaggaaagaacaatctgaaaaatttaattaaccccggttaaaccggttttttgcaaaatttcaaagttatttctaagttcaagaagatgcttgtttggtgaaagaaccttgtgctcatacgccaaagaacgcccagagaaggcaggcagagccaaggcaaaagaaccaagtatgcatcaaattggatgcggaagcaattgagaaatctttgccgtgcgggatAAACGCGGTACCAACagcaaaatatgctaaggcaaactcataagtacttagctaccggtataacttaccggcaggaaatgttgtagcacaaccacaggcaaacttaagttttacatcataagccccggcattccggggcagaatttaacagatattgtcttaaagcaacaggacaaacagatataatgagcaaacacttcaaaggaaatcatcatgcagcaggggcttccggaggagcatcgccggcaccagcatcgcccaggacctcttcttcggcttcaccctcctcctcgtcgagataatccgtgacgccaggagggggagggatgaaggtgcgcatgtcggcatactccgcgatgcggtacgcgcgatcctgccgcttggcggagaggatcgggtccagatccgtttctgcacCTTCGCGCACGCCAgtaagggcgtccagattgaCCACCGGGGACCAGGAGCAGGCGCCGCGGAGGGCGGAggccgctccagcgcgggcagcagagcactgccactcgcggatcctcctgccggcacctttcagacggtcgttgatgagggagaaggtgtccggcacctcctcgccaggccataaagtcctgtatagctgggtagctacatcagggatgtccgaaagattgcggtctatgcagcgcatatgggacacccgcgcgttaagcgcgaccagatggtccttgggcgtccatggcacggtaagatccgcttggcctttgtccttgcgctgcgcgtcgaccttcttgacggcatacctctgcgagtccggaaagaggcctgtgcaaagaaagaaaaagcttaaggaaaagagtccggaagaaaaagagaccggaagaaaaagagaccggaagaaaaagagaccggaagaaaaagagaccggagagaaaagaatccggaagaagagagaccggacggaaagatagcggaaacaaaaatggggtcgaaggaaaaaaggctcgtatgcagtagtcaaagtgtaaaagaaaacaacttacggagggcaagtgtgtcggtctgcaggatcagctgatcgcactccttgtgcccctcctccagccgcgcggccttctcatcggcacccttccgggccttggtcatctcctccagctctgcccgcaacaccacagtggcattgcaggcattctcagagcctcgtccaacttggccgctgcggtcacttcagcggccttgagggccttggcgtggtcaagccccagctgaatcaactgagacttgagctcctggtagctggtcttgagggcgtttagctcctcctggtgctgccggctgagctcatccttctcccctgtaaccggaaaaatgagtgttagcaaggttacactagtaaaactgaaaagaaaccaagttcaaaggagaaaggaaaaaatagtacgttgggccgtggcgagctgctccttgagagcatcgatggaagcttccgggatcactgttgaacagaaattgtaagtgtcacaaggaaaaaaggtttccggtagcaaagatgccggtagaataaaaaactcaccttggcacttgtcgtgtgcctcagcgagctcccggtgctcccataaaagctcctcgaagagggccttccgagtgtcagcggtgacctgttcaagaaaaagaagaaatgagttaagttttgcgctaagaacaaagttcttaacccgaaactcggggactggcagcgcCGGTTTTCCGCGTTTTTAAgataaagttttgcgctaagaacaaagttcttaacccgaaactcggggactggcagtgccggttttgcgcgtttctaaagtaaattatgtgttaaggagaagatgtttaacccgaaactcggggactggcagtgccggtttcacgctaaaaacttaagttaagttttgcgctaagagctgcgctctcaccacaaaactcggggactgggaagatagacaagagagaaaccggcatgaaactaaggaaaagataaagcagaaccggaaacaaagaaaccggcaaaggttgaaagttaatagaacataccgtcagattgttcgtggaatcgtaccacgcgctgtcaagctcttttacggcagcccggagccgcatgaagtgctcctcagaacaccgatccccgacaggatcaggtgccggcagccgatccttgcccatgccgcgggttgccggagtgatgtccgcggcgttccacttttgggcatgcggcaggaggtgccccaggtcccggccttggcgctggaactccgtaatacggccgaggaggccggtggccttcatgctggcgcttttggcagccttggagacgtgcagcaccaagggctgctggccgcccgaaggggcggtGGTGGCGGTCGCGTTCCCGTTGTTGtgcttggagggcttgggcggcggcgcggtagaagaggccccggaagtcttagccggcggcgcgccaggagcggccttggagggctgggcgcgaggagtctcaggcggaggcatgaggatggtgcgtggagaagggggagcgctaggagcgtcacccgtcttggagccttccggcgcggaagattccggcgcagaAGTTGTCGGTTCGAGGCCAGGAGGAGCAGAAGGCTGCgcgcgcccggcagcttcttcttctccggcgccgttgtttctggcgccggtgtcttggtgttccgggaggaaggaaagatcctcctccgtgcggtgatccgacggtgaaggggccgcacgcccgaatttgttgtgccccgaaagggaggcggaggtgttgccggcaccggatggtgccgggcttgaacgaggaggaggggttgaggtccttgcggatccctcgagcccgatggccttgggccaagcttgagagcggggctgagaaaaagaaaaagacaagtggttgagtAGAAGCAACAGGAAAAAGATCTTAGcaaaaaggaggcaagccggaaaatgaaattaccggaagcggttggcatcgctttgcgcccgtagcggcgcacgcccacttctttctcccccacgggctccgtccggaagcgcttggagggaggagcatgggcTGGAGCCGgcggtagatgccggctgcttgttcttacggccctgggccatgagtttgtccacaaactcagtgccggcctcggcgcgcaggggcggcacgcgctcgtggatctgtgagttggatatggctaagaagcaattcgcaagaaagcgataatggcaaagtataagaagccggaaaagaaaatacctcgagcacaaccagctcctccggatttccggtgggctccggcgggtcccggccaaggcgcgcagccggagtcttccccatcttcagatccttccaaaagatgtagggatccgggtcgaaggagtcaaaggcacgcttccggagaggtcctcgcggctctgcctggatagaggggaagcggtccctggcacGAAACAAGGTAAAAAACATGGTTAGCAAAAGCgaaacttaccggcaaagacaaccccaaattgcgtaatctcttacttcttgggtcggacggttcgagaaactgaggggaaggaggccacaTGCCCActcaaaaggcatagcagtttgacaaatctgcttggcCTTGAGAACAACGTCTTTCTTCTTTGAGAGCGCGGctttgtgatcttggtaggatcgcacagggccatacatctcgctcatcctatgtgcgcggcgcttcagaggaagcaccggcgcgatatgaaagtccggatgatatcgtcgagaacagatgttggtctccttcttcagagaggccaagaaacgcactaccggttggtttcggcgtgttccGTCCTTGGGTTATAGCTCAGTTGGTTCTACTGGGGGCCCCGCTtgatatggaggaagattgatgcgatcagcgcggccggtgttcttcacgtaaaagaaagttccttgccaggtgcggcaagactcgaggccggaaagcttaagaaaagtgctcccttggcgggagccgacgatgcgggAGCCGCACtttgcacgggcggcttgggcttggggatctccttgccctggacggagttgatccgcaggttgaagaaacgggcaaacgtctcacgagtgggacgaatgccgatgtaagcctccatgaaggtggcataacaagaaagatagaaaagggcgttgccggggaaggtggtgaggttggagatcgtagaaatccaggaaatcccggaaaaaagtagaggcaggaaggccgaagccgcgctcaaagtgagcgagaaaaacaacatgctcgtcgtcttccggatccggttcgatctcgttacccggaatccggcaggcaactccttccggaatcctccgagaccggtacagccCATCGATCTCACACTCAGTAACGTAGGAGCCCATCCGGGCTCCGcgggtggttggggaaggctcctcgccggaagattggctggagctgctagaggcttgaccagagccactggcctcttggctaccggaagcttggctaaagctaccggattctaggtggccgccggactcttgggggtcaccggattcctgctggttgccggaatcggtttccattggatacgaggccgtagattcaccgggagaaggtctacggcgcttgagagagagagaagaagaggatgCAGAG
It includes:
- the LOC139830217 gene encoding uncharacterized protein, with the translated sequence MGSYVTECEIDGLDRFPSIQAEPRGPLRKRAFDSFDPDPYIFWKDLKMGKTPAARLGRDPPEPTGNPEELVVLEVTADTRKALFEELLWEHRELAEAHDKCQVIPEASIDALKEQLATAQREKDELSRQHQEELNALKTSYQELKSQLIQLGLDHAKALKAAEVTAAAKLDEALRMPAMPLWCCGQSWRR